A region of the Pseudarthrobacter phenanthrenivorans Sphe3 genome:
CTGCATCTGGCCACCCGCCTCGCCGCCCTCCAGCCCAAGTAACCCCCGGACGCTCTCTCACTCAACGTGGGTTTCCTGCGGACGCTCTCTCACTCAACGTCGGTTTCCCACGGACGCTCTCTCACCTTCCGGAGGCGCCTGCAGGGGGCCTGTGGATAACTTCTGCAGGTCCCGGCCCTCCCGGGGCAGAATGCCACCATGCGAAAGCAAGTCTTGCCCCTGCCGCTGGCGACAGCTCCCTTCACCATCGTCTCCGCGAGGGCTTCCGGCGTCACCGCAAACCGGCTCCGGCGCAAGGACGTAGTGAACGTGGGCCGGGGTCTCTACCGGCCAGCGGAGTGGGACTTCGATCTGGAGGATGCCGCAAGGGCGCTATCCGCAGTATCGCCCGGAGCCTGGATCTCACACGTGACGGCGGCCCGGCTCCGGCGCCAACTGCTGCCACCATGGTTGGCCGATTCCACAGAGCTGCACCTCAGTAAGCCGCGTGCACTGCCGTCAGTCCGCCGGAAGGGCGTGATCGGCCATACTGTCCTGGCGCACGAAGATGAGATCGAAGTGGTGGACGGGATCCGCTTGAGCACCAGGTCCCGTACCTGGCTCGATCTGGCACGCGTCCTCCCACTTGAGGATCTGGTGAGCATGGGTGACGAACTGATCCGCGTACCGCGGGTCGAGTTCGAGGGCAGGACGCAGCCGCACGCCACCCTGGCAGGGCTGCGCATCCTGGCCCGCCGGCACCCCAACCTCCAAGGCATCGTCCGCATCCGGGAGGCGTTGGAACTGATGCGCGTGGGCGCCGATTCGGCTCCCGAATCGCTGCTCCGCCTGGCCATGATCAGCGCGGGCTTACCCGAGCCAGAACTCCAGGTGCTGTTGCGCGCCGAAGACGCGAGATCGCCGTCGGCCGACCTTGGCTACCGTCATCGCCGCCTTGCCATTCAGTACGACGGCGGACATCACCTCGGCGAGGCGCAGGTGTTCAGCGACAGGAGGCGGGACAAGGCCTTCGAGGCCGCTGGCTGGACAGTCCTCGTCTTCGATAAGGACGATCTTGCTGACGGCTTCCAAGCCGCAGTAAGACTCATTAAACGGGCGCTGCGGAACGCGTGGCTTGACCATCCCCAGGCGTCCGGATTTGCCAGCGAATAAACGTTTGGCGGAGACGGACACATTACGACGGCGGTGCTAAAGGCCGTGACGCCCCCTCACCAAGGTGAGAGGGCGTCAGGCCAAAATCGGCATCGAGTGAGAGAGCGTCAGGCCAAAACCCGCATCAGGTGAGAGAGCGTCACGCAAAAGCCTGCGTTAAGTGAGAGAGCGTCGCAGGGGGTTACCGGAGGACCACCGTGCGGTTGCCCTGCAGGATCACCCGGCCTTCGCAGTGCCAGCGGACCGCGTTGGACAGGGCCTTGCACTCGGTGTCGCGGCCGGCGGCTACCAGGTCCTCGGGCCCGTAGGTGTGGTTCACCTCCACGGTCTGCTGGGCGATGATCGGTCCCTCGTCCAGTTCGGCGTTGACGTAGTGCGCCGTTGCCCCAACAGTTTTCACACCGCGCGCATACGCCTGGTGGTACGGCTTGGCGCCCTTGAAACTGGGCAGGAACGAGTGGTGGATGTTGATCGCCTTCCCGTCCAGCTTCCGGGTCAGGTTGTCGCTGAGCACCTGCATGTAGCGGGCCAGCACCACAAGTTCCACGTCGAACTCGTCCACCAGCTCCAGCAGCCGGGCCTCAGCCGCGGGCTTGGTCTCCGGCGTCACCGGCACGTGGAAGAACGGAATCCCGTGCCATTCCACCAGCGCCTGGTGGTCCGTGTGGTTGGACACCACGGCCACCACGTCCATCGGCAGTTCACCGATGCGCGCCCGGAACAGCAGGTCGTTCAGGCAGTGCCCGAACTTGGACACCATGATCAGCACTTTCCGCTTGGAACCCTGCCGCTCCAGCCGCCAGCGCATCCCGAAGCGCTCCGCAACCGGACCAAAAGCCGCCCGCAGCGTGTCCACGGTGGAGGCATCGCCGTCGGACGCAAAATGCACCCGCATGAAGAAATGCCCTTCGGAACGCTCGCCGAACTGCTGGTTGTCGATGATGTCGCAGCCGTGCTCCAGCAGGAAGCCGGACACGGCGTGGACAATCCCAGGCGATTCCGAGCAGTCCAAAGTCAGGACGTGCTCCACGGTGGTCGGGGAAGAAACAGGGACAGTTTCAGTCTCAGTAGCAGTCATGGTTCAGCACTCGATTACGTTGACGGCAAGGCCTCCGCGGGAGGTTTCCTTGTACTTGGTTTTCATGTCGGCTCCGGTCTCGCGCATCGTTTTGATGGCTTTGTCGAGGGACACCTTGTGGCTGCCATCGCCGTGCAGGGCAAGGCGGGCGGCGTTGATGGCCTTCACGCTGGCGATGGCGTTGCGCTCAATGCAGGGGATCTGCACCAGCCCGCCCACCGGGTCACACGTCAGGCCAAGGTTGTGTTCAATGCCCACCTCGGCGGCGTTTTCCACCTGGGCAGGCGTCCCGCCCAGCACCTCGCACAATCCGGCGGCTGCCATCGAGCAGGCGGAGCCCACTTCACCCTGGCAGCCCACCTCGGCACCGGAGATGGAGGCGTTGATCTTGAACAGGATTCCGACGGCGGCCGCGGCCAGCAGGAAGCGGACCACACCGTCCTCGTTGGCGCCGGGGACGAACTTCACGTAGTAGTGCAGCACCGCCGGGACGATCCCCGCCGCGCCGTTGGTGGGGGCGGTGACGATCCGCCCGCCGGCGGCGTTCTCCTCGTTCACGGCCAGCGCGAACAGGTTCACCCATTCCATGGCCCGCAGCGGATCGGTCTCGCCGGTGTCCGCGGTCAGGGTCTGGAATAACGACGGCGCGCGGCGGCGCACGTTAAGCCCGCCGGGAAGGATGCCTTCCGCGGTGCAGCCGTTGTCCACGCATTCGCGCATGACGGCCCACAGCTTCAGGAGTTCCTCGCGCAGTTCCGCCTCGGACCGCCAGGAAAGCTCGTTGGCCAGCATCACGTCCGAGATGGACATGCCCTCGCGGCTGCAGATCTCGAGGAGTTCGTCAGCCGTATTGAACGGGTAGGGAAGGACAGTGGAGTCAGCCACCACACGGTCGCCCGCGTCAGCATCGCCGTCAACGACGAAGCCGCCCCCAATCGAATAGAAGCTCCGTTCGCTGAGCACCGCGCCGGTGTGGTCCAAAGCCCGGAAGGTCATCCCATTCGGGTGGGCGGGAAGGGACTTGCGCCGGTGCAGGACCACGTCCTCATCCCAGTTGAAGTCCACGCGGTGGTCGCCGCAGATCCACAGCTCGGCATCCAGCGCGGCCGCGGCCACCTGGTCATCGGCGGTGGTGGTGTCCACCGTTTCGGGGTCCAGGCCCTTGAAGCCCAAGACCACGGCCTTGTCCGAACCGTGGCCCCGCCCGGTGGCGCCCAGGGAGCCGAACAGCTCGGCCTGGACCCGGGTGGTGGAGCTCAGGTGTCCGTCGCCCTTGAGCCCGTCAGCGAACAGCTTCGCTGCCCGCATCGGGCCGACCGTGTGTGACGACGACGGCCCGATGCCAACGGAGAACAGGTCCAGGACGCTGAGCGCCATGTCAGGGGACCTCGGGGGAGGCGTACTCCCGCATTGCGTCCAGGAGCCAGCGGCCCAGGAAATCGGCGAACGAGGCGCGGGGGAAGATCCGGAACGACTCGTCGCCCGTCTTCCACAGCACTGCCGGGATGTTGCCGATCTCCGTGGACAGGGCCGTGCCGGCCGCCAGGGCGCGGGGGTGCAGGTCCAGCGAGCAGCCCTTTTCCAGGACCGCCCTGGCCCGCGGGCCCGTGAGCTCGAACGTGGTGCGGTTGGCGGAAAGATCCACCACCTGCCCTGCGTCGCTGCCCTGTGCCTCGCGCAGTGCCTGGATCAGGTCGCCGCCCAGGGACTCGTGGGCTTCGGTGGGCGCCACCACCAGGAACTCTTCCGGGCCAAGCCACAGTACGGAGGTGTCCCCGGTGCCGCTGACGTTGCCGCAGCCTTCGGGCAGGCCGCCGGTGATTGCGGCGACGCGCTGGCCGGCTTCGCTGTTCCGGTTGACCCGGAGGCCCACCATGGTCAGGAACGGCACTTCACGGAGTTCCACCACGCCCGGGACGGAACCGGTTTCAAACTCTGCCCGGAGCTGGGCCGCGGGGCTGACCCGGAGGGAGAGGTTCTTCTCGTAGGAAGTTGCGGGTGTTGCTGTTTCAGCCATCTTTGCGGGTCCCTTCGGGGTCAAAAAGTACGGTTTCGGCGACGACGACGTCCACCAGCTGGTCGCCGGCGGCTGCAACCAGGGTTTCGCCGATCCGGTTGCGGCCGTTCTTGATCAGTGCCAGGCCGAATGACCGGCCCAGTGCTGCGCTGTGGTAGCTGGAGGTGACGAAGCCTTCCATCGGAACCGGGCCGTAGGCGGGGTTGGTGGAACGGCCCTTCTCCACGAGCTGGCTGCCTTCCGGGAGCCGGAGCGTTCCGTCTACCGGCAGGACACTCACCAGGTGCTTGCGGTCCTCGCGCTGGGCGTCGGTGCGGGAGTAGGAGCGCTTGCCGATGAAGTCCTTGGCCTTGGAGACGATCCATTCCATGCCGGCATCCTGCGGGGTGACAGTGCCGTCAGTGTCCTGGCCAACGATCGGGTAGCCCTTTTCGGCGCGGAGTACGTGCATCGTCTCCGTGCCGTAGGGGGTGATGTTGAACTCGGCCCCGGCGGCTGCCACGGCTTCCCACGTGTTCAGTCCGTACCAGGACGGCACGTTGATCTCGTAGGCCAGTTCACCGGAGAAGGAGATCCGGCAGACCCGGGCGCGGACGCCCGAGGCCAGGGTGGTTTCGCGGAACGTCATGAAGGGGAACGCTTCGGCTTCCAGCCCGCCGTTGGCGGCCAGTTCCGGTGCCACTTTGGCGAGGACCTCGCGGGACTTGGGGCCGACGACGGCAATGGTGCTCCACTGCTCCGTCACGGAGGTGCAGTGCACGTCCAGTTCCGGCCACTCGGTCTGCAGCCATTCCTCCAGCCAGTCCAGCACCTTGGCGGCACCGCCGGTGGTGGTGGTCATGAAGTAGGTTTCCTCGTCAAGGCGCAGGGTCACGCCGTCGTCGAAGATCATGCCGTCAGGGGTGCACATCACGCCGTAGCGGGCCGAACCCGGGGCGAGCTTCTTGAACGCGTTGGTGTAGATCCGGTTGAGGAACTCACCGGCATCCTTGCCGCGGATCTCGATCTTGCCCAGGGTGGTGGCGTCCATGAAGCCCACGGATTCGCGGACGGCGGCGCACTCGCGCAGCACTGCAGCGTCCATGTCCTCCCCGTCCTGCGGGTAGTACCAGGGCCGCTTCCACTGCCCGACATCCTCGAACAGGGCGCCCTTGGCCACGTGCCACGGGTGGATCGAGGTCTTGCGGGCGGGATCGAACAGTTCGCCGCGCTGGCGTCCGGCCAGTGCAGCGAACGCCACCGGGGTGAACGGTGCGCGGTAGGTGGTGGTGCCGATGTCGCCGATGCCGCGGGAAGCTTCGCCGGCGGTCCGGAGTGCGGCGGCGATGACGCCGATCGCGTTGACGCCGGAGGTCTTGCCCTGGTCGTTGGCGGTGCTGATGGAGGTGTACCGCTTGATGTGCTCCACTGAGCGCATGCCGGCTCCGGTGGAACGCAGTACGTCAGCCACGGACTGGTCGCGCTGGAAGTCCACGAAGTGGTGGTGCCAGTCATCCGGGGTGCCCTGCTCGCCCGGAACCAACCACAGCTGGCGGGTGGGGGCGGCGGCCTTCGGCTCGCCCAGCGGGGAAGGTTCGACGGCGGTGCTGAAGCCGGCAGCGCGGGCCGCGGTGAGCCCTGCTGAAACGCCCTCGGCGAGGCAGTCGGTCAGGGCGAAGCTGCCCCGGCCCGAACCGATCGTCTGCTGGTTGGGGACCACGGTGCTGGGCACAAACGCGGCCAGGTCGTCGTCCCAGCGCAGCTTGCCCTGGCGCTGGGAGTGCAGGTGCACCAGCGGGCTCCAGCCACCGGACACGGCCAGCAGGTCGCAGGCGATCTGCTCGATGCCCGAGGTGAGTTCGCCGTCGTCGTTAATGCTGCGGACGGTGACGCCGTCCACGCGGCCGTCTGCACCAGAGGCGGAGGTGTTGGCCACTGCGCTGCCGATCAGTACACGCGTTCCGGCTTCGACGGCGGCGGCAGCCGCCTCGGTGAGCTGCGGACGGGCGTCCACCACGGCAGCGATCTTGACGCCGGCGGCGCGGAGGTCCGCGGCCACGGCGTAGGCACTGTCATTGGTGGTGCTGATGACCACGCGCTGACCGGCGGCAACTCCGTAGCGGTTCAGGTAGCTGCGGACGGCGGAGGCGAGCATGATGCCCGGGCGGTCGTTGTTTTCGAAGACCAGCGGGCGTTCGTGGGCGCCGGGTGCCAGGACCACCTGGTTGGCACGGATGTGCCAAATGCGCTGCCGGGAAACTCCCGGTGCCGCGGGGGAGGACAGGTGGTCCGTGCGGTTCTGGACGGCGATGACGTAGTTGGCGTCATAGGCGCCGAAGGCGGTGGTGCGGTTCAGGACGGTGGATTCGGCGCCGGAAACCAGTTCGGCTTCAACGTCGGCCACCCATTCCAGGGCCGGCTTGCCTTCGATGGTCTCGGCCAGTTCAGGGGACGTGGACCCGGACAGGAGGGAGCCGCCCAGTTCCGGCTGGTCGTCCAGGAGCATCACGCGGGCACCGCTGCGGACAGCTTCACGCGCTGCGGCGAGGCCGGCGGGGCCGCCGCCGATCACCAGGACGTCGGTGTGGACGTACTTCTTGTCGTATTCGGCCCGGTCCTCCTCCGGGTCCAGCTTGCCCAGTCCGCTGAGCAGCTCAGCCTTGAGGCCGTCCACCAGGGTGACCGTGGTGGCGGGGAGCATGGACTCGGC
Encoded here:
- a CDS encoding DUF559 domain-containing protein, whose product is MRKQVLPLPLATAPFTIVSARASGVTANRLRRKDVVNVGRGLYRPAEWDFDLEDAARALSAVSPGAWISHVTAARLRRQLLPPWLADSTELHLSKPRALPSVRRKGVIGHTVLAHEDEIEVVDGIRLSTRSRTWLDLARVLPLEDLVSMGDELIRVPRVEFEGRTQPHATLAGLRILARRHPNLQGIVRIREALELMRVGADSAPESLLRLAMISAGLPEPELQVLLRAEDARSPSADLGYRHRRLAIQYDGGHHLGEAQVFSDRRRDKAFEAAGWTVLVFDKDDLADGFQAAVRLIKRALRNAWLDHPQASGFASE
- the purU gene encoding formyltetrahydrofolate deformylase, with the translated sequence MTATETETVPVSSPTTVEHVLTLDCSESPGIVHAVSGFLLEHGCDIIDNQQFGERSEGHFFMRVHFASDGDASTVDTLRAAFGPVAERFGMRWRLERQGSKRKVLIMVSKFGHCLNDLLFRARIGELPMDVVAVVSNHTDHQALVEWHGIPFFHVPVTPETKPAAEARLLELVDEFDVELVVLARYMQVLSDNLTRKLDGKAINIHHSFLPSFKGAKPYHQAYARGVKTVGATAHYVNAELDEGPIIAQQTVEVNHTYGPEDLVAAGRDTECKALSNAVRWHCEGRVILQGNRTVVLR
- a CDS encoding L-serine ammonia-lyase, translating into MALSVLDLFSVGIGPSSSHTVGPMRAAKLFADGLKGDGHLSSTTRVQAELFGSLGATGRGHGSDKAVVLGFKGLDPETVDTTTADDQVAAAALDAELWICGDHRVDFNWDEDVVLHRRKSLPAHPNGMTFRALDHTGAVLSERSFYSIGGGFVVDGDADAGDRVVADSTVLPYPFNTADELLEICSREGMSISDVMLANELSWRSEAELREELLKLWAVMRECVDNGCTAEGILPGGLNVRRRAPSLFQTLTADTGETDPLRAMEWVNLFALAVNEENAAGGRIVTAPTNGAAGIVPAVLHYYVKFVPGANEDGVVRFLLAAAAVGILFKINASISGAEVGCQGEVGSACSMAAAGLCEVLGGTPAQVENAAEVGIEHNLGLTCDPVGGLVQIPCIERNAIASVKAINAARLALHGDGSHKVSLDKAIKTMRETGADMKTKYKETSRGGLAVNVIEC
- a CDS encoding sarcosine oxidase subunit gamma, producing MAETATPATSYEKNLSLRVSPAAQLRAEFETGSVPGVVELREVPFLTMVGLRVNRNSEAGQRVAAITGGLPEGCGNVSGTGDTSVLWLGPEEFLVVAPTEAHESLGGDLIQALREAQGSDAGQVVDLSANRTTFELTGPRARAVLEKGCSLDLHPRALAAGTALSTEIGNIPAVLWKTGDESFRIFPRASFADFLGRWLLDAMREYASPEVP
- a CDS encoding sarcosine oxidase subunit alpha family protein is translated as MTSQNARLAAGGRIDRTISWRFTVDGEEFTGHPGDTLASALIANGRINAGNSLYEDRPRGIMSAGVEESNAMVKIAARFPGDVAESMLPATTVTLVDGLKAELLSGLGKLDPEEDRAEYDKKYVHTDVLVIGGGPAGLAAAREAVRSGARVMLLDDQPELGGSLLSGSTSPELAETIEGKPALEWVADVEAELVSGAESTVLNRTTAFGAYDANYVIAVQNRTDHLSSPAAPGVSRQRIWHIRANQVVLAPGAHERPLVFENNDRPGIMLASAVRSYLNRYGVAAGQRVVISTTNDSAYAVAADLRAAGVKIAAVVDARPQLTEAAAAAVEAGTRVLIGSAVANTSASGADGRVDGVTVRSINDDGELTSGIEQIACDLLAVSGGWSPLVHLHSQRQGKLRWDDDLAAFVPSTVVPNQQTIGSGRGSFALTDCLAEGVSAGLTAARAAGFSTAVEPSPLGEPKAAAPTRQLWLVPGEQGTPDDWHHHFVDFQRDQSVADVLRSTGAGMRSVEHIKRYTSISTANDQGKTSGVNAIGVIAAALRTAGEASRGIGDIGTTTYRAPFTPVAFAALAGRQRGELFDPARKTSIHPWHVAKGALFEDVGQWKRPWYYPQDGEDMDAAVLRECAAVRESVGFMDATTLGKIEIRGKDAGEFLNRIYTNAFKKLAPGSARYGVMCTPDGMIFDDGVTLRLDEETYFMTTTTGGAAKVLDWLEEWLQTEWPELDVHCTSVTEQWSTIAVVGPKSREVLAKVAPELAANGGLEAEAFPFMTFRETTLASGVRARVCRISFSGELAYEINVPSWYGLNTWEAVAAAGAEFNITPYGTETMHVLRAEKGYPIVGQDTDGTVTPQDAGMEWIVSKAKDFIGKRSYSRTDAQREDRKHLVSVLPVDGTLRLPEGSQLVEKGRSTNPAYGPVPMEGFVTSSYHSAALGRSFGLALIKNGRNRIGETLVAAAGDQLVDVVVAETVLFDPEGTRKDG